The Aedes aegypti strain LVP_AGWG chromosome 3, AaegL5.0 Primary Assembly, whole genome shotgun sequence genome contains a region encoding:
- the LOC5571134 gene encoding uncharacterized protein LOC5571134, whose translation MTLKSITMQLRKRLTVGFVLLMMAAVMTEQLNASPMQGPQMHFRPRYPRRDNYAAYNIHKTFKARDVNELDASQARKAMVDVQQTIAEVQRLLAKDPTLPRLTRGEIEELFENVTREELAKSLREGDQNRAQHMRALMLVLPYNTNNMSPENIQNMYTLPPVTKVVQNEVVPRKQTLPKIIPTKMTATTARTTQRKRKPATETTEAASTTAVPITTIRFTTPKPTTFHPALPNVIRDEAKPAQTKPAIVSTTPITEVPVTVMEYVTKPIEPVTENAPVKFEIPISTTEDAVKNSEISKILASLGFGDGVPPTFRPLPVEMTTPAGIADIIAELTTPTTESPSKEDEELRMLLRSFGLLNDNRNSVGLNPLGDPLALIPETLTEVQPSHLIQSEDLKVEELEPAAPAMAKPDIKPDDYVAFKPLPSDAPKLDEGLDALLKSFGIIDNGDRQEKSLKAESSTISSVSNAATTEMEEMPMIDKDLVVPQMASLLDNLGIQTMKKDRNGRKLTSSKDFEGTEMKSNGVAFRPKKKSEKPEKFVNEDYRKLEQLWETIRELEKLNPNLTEESLESLNLKNFNLSESLLSQGPNPLESYDINRINDIKKRQQPTTEDTPTRISLDLALAANSSTSNTSSNQVEIISTTSGDQPRSTILEIDSSADAPSSSTTTTTTTTETSSTTSSDNSARFTALEESFGGGADPVEQEPLPPPRRNGFYFLADWNSFLEVGEDPNKVVISFRPQAGDPSRFLPVNVP comes from the exons ACACTGAAATCGATCACGATGCAACTACGAAAACGTCTCACGGTCGGCTTCGTGCTGCTGATGATGGCCGCCGTTATGACGGAGCAACTCAATGCCAGTCCGATGCAAGGACCGCAGATGCACTTCCGGCCGCGGTACCCCCGAAGGGACAACTACGCGGCGTACAACATCCACAAGACGTTCAAGGCACGGGACGTGAACGAACTGGACGCGAGCCAGGCCCGCAAGGCCATGGTCGACGTTCAGCAGACGATCGCCGAGGTTCAGCGTTTGTTAGCTAAGGACCCGACGCTCCCGAGGTTGACCAG GGGAGAGATCGAAGAGCTATTTGAGAACGTGACCCGCGAAGAATTAGCCAAGTCGCTTCGCGAAGGCGATCAGAACCGTGCTCAGCACATGCGAGCCCTGATGTTGGTTCTGCCATACAACACCAACAACATGAGCCCGGAGAACATCCAGAACATGTACACCCTGCCGCCGGTGACCAAGGTGGTGCAGAACGAGGTCGTCCCAAGGAAGCAAACCCTGCCCAAGATCATTCCAACGAAGATGACAGCCACGACGGCGCGAACAACgcagagaaagagaaaaccagCAACGGAAACTACGGAAGCGGCTTCAACGACGGCTGTGCCCATTACAACGATCCGTTTCACAACACCCAAGCCAACAACCTTCCATCCGGCCTTGCCAAACGTTATTCGTGACGAGGCCAAACCGGCTCAGACTAAACCAGCTATTGTTTCCACGACACCCATCACCGAAGTTCCGGTAACTGTAATGGAATACGTTACGAAGCCCATTGAACCGGTTACCGAGAACGCTCCGGTCAAATTTGAAATCCCGATCTCTACGACGGAGGATGCCGTCAAGAACTCAGAGATCAGCAAAATCCTAGCTTCACTTGGCTTCGGTGATGGCGTCCCACCAACCTTCCGACCTCTTCCAGTCGAGATGACCACTCCGGCCGGAATAGCCGACATCATCGCTGAGTTGACCACTCCAACTACGGAAAGCCCCTCCAAGGAAGATGAAGAGCTCAGGATGCTGTTGCGATCCTTCGGACTACTGAATGATAATCGCAACTCGGTTGGCCTTAATCCACTTGGCGATCCACTTGCTCTGATCCCTGAAACGCTGACAGAAGTCCAGCCCTCGCATCTGATTCAGAGTGAAGATCTGAAGGTCGAAGAACTGGAACCAGCTGCTCCAGCTATGGCTAAGCCAGATATAAAACCAGACGATTACGTCGCTTTTAAACCACTGCCAAGCGATGCCCCGAAACTTGACGAAGGTCTGGACGCCTTGCTGAAGTCTTTCGGAATCATAGACAATGGTGATCGACAGGAGAAGTCATTGAAAGCGGAGAGCAGTACGATCAGCAGTGTCTCCAATGCCGCAACGACCGAAATGGAGGAAATGCCCATGATCGACAAGGATCTGGTCGTTCCACAGATGGCTTCCTTGCTAGACAACCTGGGCATTCAAACCATGAAGAAGGATCGTAATGGCCGCAAATTGACCTCCAGCAAAGATTTTGAAGGAACGGAAATGAAGTCCAACGGAGTCGCGTTTCGTCCGAAGAAGAAGTCCGAGAAACCCGAAAAGTTCGTCAACGAAGACTACCGCAAGCTCGAACAGCTGTGGGAAACCATCCGGGAACTGGAGAAGCTGAACCCCAATCTCACCGAGGAGTCCCTCGAATCCCTAAACCTGAAGAACTTCAACCTCAGCGAATCTCTCCTGTCGCAAGGACCGAACCCCCTCGAGAGCTACGACATCAACCGAATCAACGACATCAAGAAGCGTCAGCAACCGACTACCGAGGACACGCCAACGCGAATTTCCCTTGACCTGGCCCTCGCCGCCAACTCCTCCACCAGCAATACCTCATCGAACCAGGTGGAGATCATCTCCACGACCAGCGGAGATCAACCGCGATCCACCATCCTAGAAATTGATTCCAGCGCAGACGCGCCCAGCTCATCCACCACAACCACAACTACCACGACGGAAACTTCCAGCACCACTAGCTCGGACAATTCGGCACGCTTCACGGCGCTGGAGGAATCCTTCGGAGGCGGGGCGGATCCTGTGGAACAGGAACCACTTCCACCACCACGGCGGAATGGCTTCTACTTCCTCGCCGATTGGAACTCGTTCCTGGAGGTGGGCGAAGACCCGAACAAGGTGGTGATCAGCTTCCGACCGCAGGCCGGAGATCCCAGCCGGTTCCTGCCGGTGAATGTGCCGTAA